In the Vibrio gigantis genome, one interval contains:
- a CDS encoding tRNA-uridine aminocarboxypropyltransferase, whose product MSMRIHAFHRLYQHRLSLSTKPFNARGCKVVRCEFCKIKQDSCICEHQPDVNTNVATMLILSDNEILKPSNTGRLILDTVKESYAYLWHRTEPNQEMLDVLKDDKYQPVVVFPEDYTDDKSRVVADLGEMRDSDKTLLLIFIDGSWREARRIFRRSEYLQDLPVLSIEPESVSQYMMRKSDNEQHLSTAEVASLVLKQAGEEQGALTLQLWFETFRESYMLSKTRYKSDPSQPSLNAFIKHNKSETSL is encoded by the coding sequence TTGTCCATGAGAATCCACGCTTTTCACCGTTTATATCAACACCGTTTGTCTCTTTCTACCAAGCCGTTTAACGCGCGCGGGTGTAAAGTGGTTCGATGTGAGTTCTGTAAAATCAAACAAGACAGCTGTATCTGTGAACATCAACCAGACGTAAATACGAACGTCGCGACTATGTTGATCTTATCGGACAACGAAATACTTAAGCCAAGTAATACAGGGCGTTTAATCCTTGATACCGTTAAAGAGAGCTACGCCTATCTTTGGCACCGCACTGAGCCGAATCAAGAGATGCTTGATGTCCTGAAAGACGATAAATATCAACCTGTCGTGGTTTTTCCTGAAGACTATACCGATGACAAATCGCGCGTGGTTGCTGACCTCGGTGAAATGCGAGATTCGGACAAGACGTTGCTGCTGATCTTCATTGATGGCAGTTGGCGAGAGGCGCGTCGGATTTTTCGTCGTTCAGAGTATCTGCAAGATCTTCCAGTGCTATCTATTGAACCCGAATCCGTTTCACAATACATGATGCGCAAGTCGGATAACGAACAACACCTATCGACTGCCGAAGTCGCGAGCTTAGTTCTAAAACAAGCTGGGGAAGAACAGGGCGCTCTAACTTTACAGCTGTGGTTTGAGACATTTCGCGAAAGCTACATGCTAAGTAAGACGCGTTATAAGTCGGATCCGTCCCAACCGAGCCTGAATGCTTTCATCAAACACAATAAAAGTGAGACTTCACTCTAA
- a CDS encoding sterol desaturase family protein — protein sequence MQDPSQLRLVCFIVVFGLCALWEYRFPRKALTQSKWFRWGNNFALVALNSFLLATLIPIAAFQAAVIAQQNQWGVFNTLSLPIELTVLICVLLLDFAIYLQHLVFHRVPWLWKLHRVHHADLDIDVTTGTRFHPIEVILSMLIKVSLVIALGVPVIAVVIFEIVLNASAMFNHSNARLPLWIDKRLRKVIVTPDMHRVHHSIIVKETHSNFGFFLSVWDIWFKTYRAQPKLGHDKVHIGVPEIQDGKEQRLDLMLRQPFTQFPTTKD from the coding sequence ATGCAAGACCCATCACAGCTTCGCCTTGTTTGTTTTATTGTCGTTTTTGGATTGTGTGCGCTTTGGGAATACCGCTTTCCACGTAAAGCACTGACTCAAAGCAAATGGTTTCGTTGGGGAAACAACTTTGCTCTAGTTGCTTTGAATAGCTTTCTATTAGCCACTCTAATTCCTATCGCGGCATTCCAAGCGGCAGTTATCGCACAACAAAATCAATGGGGTGTGTTTAATACCCTGTCACTCCCTATAGAGCTCACTGTTCTAATCTGCGTATTACTCTTAGATTTCGCCATTTACTTACAACACTTGGTTTTTCACCGTGTGCCTTGGTTATGGAAGTTACATCGAGTTCACCATGCAGATCTAGATATCGATGTCACTACCGGAACGCGCTTTCACCCTATTGAGGTGATCCTTTCGATGCTGATTAAAGTGAGTTTGGTGATCGCGCTTGGTGTCCCTGTCATTGCGGTCGTGATATTTGAAATTGTTCTTAATGCCAGTGCGATGTTTAACCACAGTAATGCACGTCTTCCGTTATGGATTGATAAGCGATTAAGAAAAGTGATAGTGACACCAGACATGCATCGCGTTCATCACTCGATCATTGTTAAAGAAACCCACTCAAACTTTGGTTTCTTTCTATCGGTGTGGGACATCTGGTTTAAGACTTACCGCGCTCAACCTAAACTTGGCCACGATAAGGTTCATATTGGTGTTCCCGAGATTCAAGATGGTAAAGAGCAACGGTTGGACTTGATGTTGCGTCAGCCGTTTACACAATTCCCGACAACAAAAGACTAG
- a CDS encoding DUF2960 family protein, with the protein MARTILYTYKDEDKELLFSKQEHRTIQEAVAAAEGIDISEYLKTEQQLELISDTKAVRNYQDNYFRKLGFTKLTLKQKDNLGVGKKKK; encoded by the coding sequence ATGGCTCGTACCATTCTGTACACTTACAAAGATGAAGACAAAGAGTTACTGTTTTCAAAACAAGAACACCGCACGATCCAAGAAGCTGTAGCTGCAGCGGAAGGTATCGACATCTCTGAGTATCTTAAAACTGAGCAACAGCTTGAGTTGATTTCTGATACTAAAGCGGTTCGCAACTACCAAGACAACTACTTCCGTAAGCTTGGCTTTACTAAGCTTACGTTGAAGCAAAAAGACAACCTTGGTGTTGGTAAAAAGAAGAAGTAA
- the nagK gene encoding N-acetylglucosamine kinase: MYYGFDVGGTKIEFGAFNDKLERVATERVPTPTEDYQLLLDTIADLVKKYDSEFSCEGKIGLGLPGMEDADDGTMLVVNVPASTGKPLRKDLEALIGRSVKIENDANCFALSEAWDDELKDEPSVTGLILGTGFGGGLIYEGKVFSGRNHVAGELGHMRLPLDAWFHLGDNAPLLGCGCGKKGCLDSYLSGRGFELIYEHYFGEKKKAIEIIQAYNEGEAKAAEHVDRFMELLAICFANLFTGLDPHVVALGGGLSNFELIYEEMPKRVPKYLLSVAKCPKIIKAKHGDSGGVRGAAFLNIK, from the coding sequence ATGTATTACGGCTTCGATGTTGGCGGCACAAAAATTGAATTTGGTGCGTTCAATGACAAACTTGAACGAGTAGCAACAGAACGCGTACCAACGCCGACTGAAGATTATCAACTGCTGCTTGATACGATTGCCGATTTGGTAAAGAAGTACGACAGCGAATTTTCTTGCGAAGGTAAAATTGGTCTTGGTCTTCCTGGTATGGAAGATGCTGACGACGGCACAATGCTGGTTGTTAACGTGCCAGCTTCGACGGGGAAACCACTACGTAAAGACCTAGAAGCACTTATTGGTCGTAGTGTGAAGATTGAGAATGATGCGAACTGTTTTGCGCTTTCTGAAGCGTGGGATGACGAGCTTAAAGATGAACCATCAGTAACTGGCCTAATCCTAGGTACTGGCTTCGGTGGTGGTTTAATATACGAAGGAAAAGTGTTCTCTGGTCGTAACCACGTTGCAGGTGAATTGGGCCACATGCGCCTTCCTCTTGATGCTTGGTTCCACCTTGGCGATAACGCGCCGCTACTAGGTTGTGGTTGTGGCAAGAAAGGTTGTCTGGATAGCTACCTGTCAGGTCGTGGCTTTGAGTTGATTTACGAGCACTATTTCGGTGAGAAGAAGAAAGCGATTGAGATCATTCAAGCGTACAACGAAGGTGAAGCGAAAGCCGCTGAACACGTTGATCGTTTTATGGAGCTATTAGCTATCTGTTTCGCGAACCTATTTACCGGTCTTGACCCACACGTAGTTGCATTGGGCGGCGGCCTTTCAAACTTCGAACTTATCTACGAAGAGATGCCAAAGCGTGTGCCTAAATACCTGCTTTCTGTAGCTAAGTGTCCAAAGATCATCAAAGCGAAGCACGGTGATTCAGGCGGTGTTCGTGGCGCTGCATTCCTTAACATCAAGTAA